The following proteins come from a genomic window of Achromobacter sp. AONIH1:
- the ybgC gene encoding tol-pal system-associated acyl-CoA thioesterase — protein MTDPKSPESLFQVRVYYEDTDAGGVVFYANYLKFLERARTEWLRDLGINQSGLAVSEQRLFVVKALDMAYRKPARLDDLLTIRSRVTRLGRASIHFAQRAERDGELLAEGNIQVCCVDAVQMRPAELPADLRAKLGSIQE, from the coding sequence GTGACCGATCCGAAGTCCCCAGAATCCCTCTTCCAGGTCCGCGTCTACTACGAAGACACGGACGCTGGAGGAGTGGTTTTCTACGCCAACTACTTGAAATTCCTCGAACGCGCCCGCACCGAGTGGCTGCGCGATCTGGGAATCAACCAGTCCGGCCTGGCTGTCTCGGAGCAGCGGCTGTTCGTCGTCAAGGCGCTGGACATGGCCTACCGCAAGCCGGCCCGGCTGGATGACTTGCTTACCATACGCAGCCGAGTCACACGACTGGGCCGCGCTTCGATACACTTCGCGCAGCGCGCGGAACGCGACGGGGAACTGCTTGCCGAAGGCAACATCCAAGTCTGCTGTGTCGATGCCGTTCAAATGCGGCCGGCGGAACTGCCGGCCGACCTACGCGCCAAACTGGGATCAATTCAGGAATAA
- a CDS encoding proline--tRNA ligase produces MRASTYHLNTLKEAPSEAEVASHQLMTRAGMIRKLAGGIYTYMPLGLKVIRKIEAIVRDEMNAAGALELLMPVVQPAELWQESGRWEQYGAELLRIKDRHQRDFVLQPTSEEVITDIARNEIHSYRQLPVNFYHIQTKFRDERRPRFGLMRGREFTMKDAYSFDRDEAGAQRSYDTMYAAYMRIFSRLGLEFRAVAADTGSIGGTRSHEFQVIAETGEDLLVYNSDSEYAANIELAEAPNLYPVRGEARQPMAEVATPGAAKCEDVAKLLGIPLEQTVKSIVLATEGDKGQVQIWLLMLRGDHELNEIKAGKLPGLAGFRFATESEIVEHFGCKPGYLGPVGTARPVRVVADRTVAHMADFVCGANKEDFHIQGVNWGRDLPEPEQVADLRNVVAGDPSPDGKGTLSIMRGIEVGHVFYLGKKYSEALKATFLDETGKPATLEMGCYGIGVTRIVGAAIEQNHDARGIIWPRAIAPFEVVICPVGWGKSETVRDTAQKLYESLLARGVDVILDDRDARPGVMFAEWELIGAPLRVTVGERGLNDGVVELQARRETEAVKIPVQSALEQVLAKLDTL; encoded by the coding sequence ATGCGCGCATCTACCTACCATCTCAATACCCTCAAAGAAGCCCCCTCCGAAGCCGAAGTCGCCAGCCATCAGCTGATGACGCGGGCCGGCATGATCCGCAAGCTAGCCGGAGGCATCTACACCTACATGCCCCTGGGGCTGAAGGTCATCCGCAAGATCGAGGCCATCGTCCGTGACGAAATGAACGCCGCCGGCGCCCTGGAGCTGCTGATGCCGGTGGTCCAGCCGGCCGAACTCTGGCAGGAATCGGGCCGCTGGGAGCAGTACGGCGCCGAACTGCTGCGCATCAAGGACCGTCACCAGCGCGATTTCGTGCTGCAGCCCACGTCCGAGGAAGTCATCACCGACATCGCGCGCAACGAGATCCACAGCTACCGCCAGCTGCCGGTCAACTTCTATCACATCCAGACCAAGTTCCGGGACGAGCGCCGCCCCCGCTTTGGCCTGATGCGCGGCCGCGAATTCACCATGAAGGACGCCTACTCCTTCGACCGCGACGAAGCCGGCGCCCAGCGCAGCTACGACACGATGTACGCCGCCTACATGCGCATCTTCAGCCGCCTGGGCCTGGAGTTCCGCGCCGTCGCGGCCGATACCGGCTCCATCGGCGGCACCCGCAGCCATGAATTCCAGGTCATCGCCGAAACCGGCGAGGACCTGCTGGTCTACAACAGCGACTCCGAATACGCCGCCAACATCGAGCTGGCCGAGGCGCCCAACCTGTACCCGGTGCGCGGCGAGGCCCGCCAGCCCATGGCCGAAGTGGCCACCCCCGGCGCCGCCAAGTGCGAGGACGTGGCCAAGCTGCTCGGCATCCCGCTGGAACAGACCGTCAAATCCATCGTCCTGGCCACCGAAGGCGACAAGGGCCAGGTCCAGATCTGGCTGCTGATGCTGCGCGGCGACCACGAGCTGAACGAGATCAAGGCCGGCAAGCTGCCCGGCCTGGCGGGCTTCCGCTTCGCCACCGAAAGCGAGATCGTCGAGCATTTCGGCTGCAAGCCCGGCTATCTGGGCCCGGTCGGCACCGCCAGGCCGGTCCGCGTCGTGGCCGACCGCACGGTCGCCCACATGGCGGATTTCGTCTGCGGCGCCAACAAGGAAGACTTCCACATCCAGGGCGTGAACTGGGGCCGCGACCTGCCCGAGCCCGAGCAGGTCGCCGACCTGCGCAACGTGGTCGCCGGCGACCCCTCGCCGGACGGCAAGGGCACGCTTTCCATCATGCGCGGCATCGAAGTCGGACACGTCTTCTATCTGGGCAAGAAGTACTCCGAGGCCCTCAAGGCCACGTTCCTGGACGAGACCGGCAAGCCCGCCACGCTGGAAATGGGCTGCTACGGCATCGGCGTGACCCGCATCGTGGGCGCCGCCATCGAGCAGAACCACGACGCCCGCGGCATCATCTGGCCGCGCGCCATCGCCCCCTTCGAAGTGGTGATCTGCCCGGTCGGCTGGGGTAAAAGTGAAACGGTGCGTGACACCGCACAGAAGCTCTACGAATCGCTGCTGGCGCGCGGCGTGGACGTCATCCTGGACGACCGCGACGCCCGTCCCGGCGTCATGTTCGCCGAGTGGGAACTGATCGGCGCGCCGCTGCGCGTAACAGTTGGAGAACGCGGTCTGAACGACGGTGTGGTGGAATTGCAGGCCCGTCGGGAAACCGAAGCGGTCAAGATTCCGGTACAGTCCGCGCTTGAGCAAGTGCTGGCAAAGCTGGACACGCTCTAA